In one Bacillus sp. Marseille-P3661 genomic region, the following are encoded:
- the argF gene encoding ornithine carbamoyltransferase, whose translation MNSPATLETPKIKVKDLLTLSDYSKEEITGLIQSAVELKKQHKAGQHLDVLKGKTMGMIFEKSSTRTRVSFEAGMTQLGGHAIFLDSKVTQLGRGETIADTAKVLSEYIDIIMIRTFEHEKVVELAKNATIPVINALTDDFHPCQALADLMTIYEIKGSMEGHKLVYVGDGNNVAHSLMIAAAKVGLHCTVACPADYAPKAELVELAQGFASETGAEIKVLHDPVEAVKDADFIYTDVWTSMGFEAESSERTQKLEPFQVNEELMKHADENYSFMHCLPAHRDEEVTADIIDGKHSVVFQQAGNRLHVQKALTLALLSK comes from the coding sequence ATGAACTCGCCAGCTACTTTAGAAACTCCAAAAATTAAGGTGAAAGATTTACTCACCTTAAGCGATTATAGTAAGGAAGAAATAACCGGGTTGATTCAATCGGCAGTTGAATTAAAAAAACAACATAAAGCAGGTCAACATTTGGATGTATTAAAAGGAAAGACAATGGGGATGATTTTTGAAAAATCCTCAACACGCACACGTGTTTCTTTCGAGGCAGGCATGACACAATTAGGCGGGCATGCTATTTTCTTAGATAGTAAGGTTACTCAATTAGGCCGTGGTGAAACAATTGCTGATACAGCAAAAGTTCTTTCTGAATATATTGATATTATTATGATCCGTACATTTGAACATGAAAAAGTAGTAGAATTGGCAAAAAATGCAACAATCCCAGTTATTAATGCTTTAACTGACGATTTTCATCCATGTCAAGCACTAGCAGATTTAATGACAATCTATGAAATAAAGGGCAGTATGGAAGGTCATAAACTTGTATACGTTGGAGATGGAAACAACGTTGCACATTCTTTAATGATTGCTGCAGCAAAGGTTGGGTTACATTGCACTGTCGCGTGTCCAGCTGACTACGCTCCAAAAGCAGAGTTGGTTGAGCTTGCACAAGGTTTTGCTTCTGAAACAGGGGCTGAAATAAAAGTTTTACATGATCCGGTTGAAGCCGTAAAAGATGCAGATTTCATATATACAGATGTATGGACTAGTATGGGTTTCGAAGCTGAAAGCTCAGAGCGTACGCAAAAGTTAGAGCCTTTCCAAGTAAATGAGGAATTAATGAAACATGCAGATGAAAACTATTCATTTATGCATTGTTTACCGGCCCATCGCGATGAGGAAGTAACAGCTGATATCATCGATGGAAAACATTCCGTTGTTTTTCAACAGGCAGGTAATCGTCTCCATGTTCAAAAGGCGCTTACATTAGCGTTGTTATCTAAATAA
- a CDS encoding carbamoyl phosphate synthase large subunit, whose amino-acid sequence MPKSNHIHSVLVIGSGPIVIGQAAEFDYAGTQACLALKEEGCRVILVNNNPATIMTDETNADAVYFEPLTVESIEKIIIKEKPDGLLATLGGQTGLNLAFSLHEKGILEKYNVELLGTPIESIKRGEDREAFRALMHELNEPVPDSEIVEDMEAAKKFADEVGFPIIVRPAYTLGGFGGGIADDLETYTDLVRSGLDASPITQCLVEKSIAGFKEIEYEVMRDSSDTCITICNMENIDPVGIHTGDSIVVAPSQTLTDVEYQMLRSASVKIIRALGIIGGCNIQFALDPVSKNYYLIEVNPRVSRSSALASKATGYPIARIAAKLSLGYTLDELLNPVTGYTYASFEPALDYVVVKFPCWPFDKFPSANRILGTQMKATGEVMAIDRNLESALQKGVRSLELGATGLKLANIEKLNTDELWSIVKKADDRRFFAVLELLRRNIELSEIHAESKINTFFLNCFERLISLEKEIDTTSYKKVTEPFMKKVKKYGFSDAYLAQVWGVDELALRNLRKDLEIKAAYKMVDTCAAEFEANTPYYYSSYYGECEVHQSERKKVCILGSGPIRIGQGIEFDYSSVHGVLALQDEGYETIMINNNPETVSTDYEMADRLYFEPLTLEDVLNVLEVEGVNDVIVQFGGQTAINLVAQLENAGVNILGTSEDIIDQLEDRERFYQLLRKVNVPHIPGETAYNIDDLKEKAHNIGFPILLRPSYVIGGKGMIILNSKQELDLLIADQTDKVFPILLDAYVAGKEAEVDVLTDGSEILIPTIIEHVEKAGVHSGDSTAMLPAVSITDKQKELIVDYSKRIATELNFKGIMNIQFVLSGDVVYVLEVNPRASRTVPILSKVTGVPVIQIATKLLLGKYLKDITEKCGLLPDRPYVTIKFPVFSTIKLAGLDPILGPEMKSTGEGIAIASSKEEAYYKVFHWNEQKSTDKNEVYIDSSGLSEDYLIFITSALVNAGIKVATDVDYNNWVQNNHALALISLSKDKTNDEIEKRKMALKYRLHVFTEWETVEGFLIGQKNSDFTVHSIQDWLTNNIPQKEVI is encoded by the coding sequence ATGCCTAAATCAAATCATATCCATTCTGTACTAGTAATTGGATCAGGACCTATTGTAATCGGGCAAGCAGCTGAATTTGATTATGCGGGTACTCAAGCATGCTTAGCATTGAAGGAAGAAGGTTGCCGCGTCATCCTCGTTAATAATAACCCAGCAACCATTATGACAGACGAAACGAATGCAGATGCTGTTTATTTCGAGCCCTTAACTGTTGAAAGTATTGAAAAAATAATTATTAAAGAAAAACCGGATGGATTGTTAGCTACACTCGGTGGGCAAACAGGATTAAACTTAGCATTTTCCTTACACGAAAAAGGGATTCTAGAAAAGTATAATGTCGAACTATTAGGGACCCCTATCGAATCTATTAAAAGAGGGGAAGACCGTGAAGCGTTCCGAGCATTAATGCATGAATTAAACGAACCAGTACCGGATAGTGAAATAGTCGAAGATATGGAAGCGGCAAAAAAGTTTGCCGATGAAGTAGGATTCCCAATTATAGTTCGTCCTGCATACACCCTTGGTGGATTCGGTGGAGGTATTGCAGATGATCTCGAGACGTATACTGACCTAGTACGCAGTGGTCTTGATGCAAGTCCCATTACACAATGTTTAGTAGAAAAAAGTATTGCTGGCTTTAAAGAAATTGAATATGAAGTAATGCGCGATTCGAGTGATACATGTATAACAATATGTAACATGGAAAATATTGATCCGGTAGGAATTCATACTGGCGATTCAATTGTTGTTGCACCATCACAAACTCTAACGGATGTAGAATATCAAATGCTACGTTCAGCATCTGTAAAAATCATTCGCGCATTAGGTATTATTGGGGGCTGTAATATTCAATTTGCACTAGATCCAGTAAGTAAGAACTATTATCTTATTGAGGTTAATCCACGTGTAAGTCGTTCCTCTGCTTTAGCTTCTAAAGCAACGGGTTATCCGATTGCACGTATAGCTGCAAAATTGAGCTTAGGCTATACATTAGATGAACTTTTAAATCCTGTAACAGGCTATACGTATGCCAGCTTTGAACCCGCATTGGACTATGTCGTTGTTAAATTCCCATGCTGGCCTTTTGATAAGTTTCCAAGTGCAAATAGAATTCTTGGAACACAAATGAAGGCAACAGGTGAGGTAATGGCAATAGACCGTAATCTTGAAAGTGCCCTTCAAAAAGGTGTTCGATCATTGGAATTAGGTGCTACTGGATTAAAGCTTGCTAATATAGAAAAATTAAATACAGACGAATTGTGGTCAATTGTTAAAAAAGCGGATGACCGTCGTTTCTTTGCAGTGTTGGAGTTGTTAAGACGAAATATTGAATTGTCTGAAATTCATGCTGAATCCAAAATAAATACCTTCTTTTTAAATTGTTTTGAGAGATTAATAAGCTTGGAAAAGGAAATTGACACAACTTCTTATAAAAAGGTAACGGAACCGTTTATGAAGAAAGTAAAAAAGTACGGTTTTTCAGATGCTTATTTAGCGCAAGTATGGGGAGTCGATGAATTAGCTTTACGTAATCTTCGAAAAGACTTAGAGATAAAAGCTGCCTATAAGATGGTTGACACTTGTGCGGCTGAATTTGAAGCGAATACCCCATATTATTATTCTAGTTACTATGGGGAATGTGAAGTTCATCAAAGCGAACGTAAGAAAGTCTGTATCCTTGGTTCAGGTCCAATTCGGATTGGTCAAGGCATTGAATTTGATTATAGTTCAGTTCATGGAGTACTTGCTCTTCAAGATGAAGGCTATGAAACAATTATGATTAATAACAATCCTGAAACAGTTAGTACAGATTACGAAATGGCAGACCGCTTATATTTTGAGCCATTAACTCTTGAAGATGTTCTTAACGTTCTTGAAGTAGAGGGTGTTAATGACGTGATTGTCCAATTTGGAGGACAAACAGCTATCAATTTAGTTGCCCAATTAGAAAATGCTGGTGTTAACATTCTCGGAACAAGTGAAGATATTATCGATCAATTAGAAGATCGCGAGCGTTTTTACCAATTGCTAAGGAAGGTTAATGTTCCACATATTCCTGGTGAAACAGCCTATAATATTGATGATTTGAAAGAAAAGGCACATAATATAGGTTTTCCTATATTACTAAGACCTTCATATGTAATTGGTGGAAAAGGAATGATTATTCTAAATTCCAAGCAAGAATTAGATTTGTTAATTGCAGATCAAACGGATAAAGTATTTCCGATCCTCTTGGATGCCTATGTTGCAGGAAAAGAGGCTGAAGTAGATGTGCTTACTGATGGCAGTGAAATACTAATTCCAACAATTATTGAGCATGTTGAAAAAGCAGGTGTTCATTCAGGCGATAGCACAGCTATGTTGCCAGCAGTATCGATAACTGACAAACAAAAAGAATTAATTGTTGACTATTCAAAACGAATAGCAACAGAACTTAATTTTAAAGGAATCATGAATATTCAATTCGTTCTATCGGGAGATGTGGTTTATGTATTAGAAGTAAACCCTCGTGCAAGTAGAACGGTTCCTATATTAAGTAAGGTTACAGGTGTACCTGTAATTCAAATTGCGACAAAGTTATTGCTTGGGAAATACTTGAAGGATATTACCGAAAAATGTGGACTTTTGCCTGATCGTCCGTATGTTACAATCAAATTTCCTGTTTTCTCTACAATAAAACTTGCGGGTTTAGATCCAATTCTTGGACCAGAAATGAAATCTACTGGTGAAGGAATTGCTATTGCAAGCTCGAAGGAAGAAGCATACTATAAAGTTTTTCATTGGAACGAGCAAAAATCTACAGATAAAAACGAGGTATATATCGACAGCAGCGGTTTGTCAGAAGACTATCTAATCTTTATTACAAGTGCACTTGTTAACGCAGGCATAAAGGTAGCAACGGATGTTGATTATAATAATTGGGTTCAAAATAATCATGCACTCGCCTTAATAAGCTTATCCAAGGATAAAACTAATGATGAAATTGAAAAACGTAAAATGGCATTAAAATATCGTCTCCATGTCTTTACAGAATGGGAGACCGTTGAAGGGTTCTTAATTGGACAAAAGAACAGCGACTTTACCGTGCATTCAATTCAAGACTGGCTAACTAATAATATTCCGCAGAAAGAAGTGATTTAA
- a CDS encoding carbamoyl phosphate synthase small subunit produces the protein MKGYLALENGDSFEGNWIGHTPEQPLEGEVVFFTGMTGYQEVVTDPSFRGQIVVFTYPLIGNYGINESDFESVIPHVSGVILSEYSLEGHHYESVKTFAEYLEKWNIPILANVDTRAVVRRIRNQGVMGGALVHSLEKANFESYKSIEEKLLIKEVSTDKIETFGDGNYHVVLMDFGYKKSIVTSLNHVGCKVTVVPYDTSLETIQSLKPDGVMLSNGPGDPKQMMFHIPVIKEIIKQYPTLGICLGHQLIGLSFGGNTKKLKFGHRGANQPVIDLLQKKVFMTSQNHTFVVDEDSLADTGFSVRYKNVNDGSVEGIIHSSLPIISVQFHPEAHPGPSDSVTIFNDFIGMMNSVRSEKVYA, from the coding sequence ATGAAAGGTTATCTTGCATTAGAAAATGGTGATAGCTTTGAAGGGAATTGGATCGGGCACACACCAGAACAACCGTTAGAAGGAGAAGTCGTCTTCTTCACTGGCATGACTGGATATCAAGAGGTTGTAACTGACCCATCTTTTAGAGGACAAATAGTTGTATTTACGTATCCTTTAATCGGTAATTACGGAATAAATGAATCAGATTTTGAAAGTGTTATTCCACACGTTTCAGGTGTGATACTGAGCGAATATAGTTTGGAAGGCCATCATTATGAATCTGTAAAAACCTTTGCAGAATATCTAGAAAAATGGAACATTCCAATTTTAGCGAATGTCGATACACGTGCAGTTGTAAGACGAATAAGAAACCAAGGTGTAATGGGTGGAGCGCTCGTACATTCTTTAGAAAAAGCAAATTTTGAGAGCTATAAATCTATTGAAGAGAAATTATTAATTAAAGAAGTTTCAACAGATAAAATTGAAACATTTGGTGACGGAAATTATCATGTGGTGCTTATGGATTTTGGCTATAAAAAATCAATTGTCACTTCCCTAAATCATGTTGGTTGTAAGGTAACGGTTGTACCTTATGATACATCACTTGAAACAATCCAATCCTTGAAGCCAGATGGTGTAATGTTATCTAATGGACCTGGTGATCCGAAACAAATGATGTTTCATATCCCGGTAATTAAGGAGATTATTAAGCAGTATCCGACACTTGGAATATGCTTAGGTCATCAATTAATCGGTTTATCATTTGGCGGGAATACTAAAAAATTAAAATTTGGTCATCGAGGAGCTAATCAACCAGTAATTGATTTACTACAAAAGAAGGTGTTTATGACATCTCAAAACCATACATTTGTTGTGGATGAAGATAGTTTGGCAGATACCGGTTTTTCTGTACGATATAAAAATGTTAATGATGGTTCAGTTGAGGGAATTATTCATTCCAGTCTTCCCATTATTTCTGTCCAATTTCATCCAGAAGCACACCCTGGACCAAGCGACAGTGTAACCATATTTAATGATTTCATTGGAATGATGAATAGTGTAAGGAGCGAAAAAGTTTATGCCTAA
- a CDS encoding acetylornithine transaminase — MEAVFPTYARWNIEIVQAEGTKVIDQNGKEYLDFISGIAVCNLGHRPPQVQKALEEQLNKVWHVSNLFQSSLQQQVADLLTKNSSGDLVFYCNSGAEANEAAIKLARKHTQKSKIITFKQSFHGRTFATMSATGQEKIHSGYGELLQQFVYLPYNDEESIENEMDESVAAIMLEVIQGEGGVNPGEQSFLEKCQQLCEKYGALFIIDEVQTGIGRTGKPFAYQHYGLSPDIITSAKGLASGFPVGAMIGKEKFKETFNPGSHGSTFGGTPLAMTAAKATLEQIFDPAFLKEVTEKGDYLNEQLNKELADIPFVNDIKGKGLMVGIHCEIEVGSIITELREQGLLALVAGPKVIRLLPPLTVSKEEIDKAVYMIKNILTKTETVA; from the coding sequence ATGGAAGCGGTATTTCCAACCTATGCTCGGTGGAATATAGAAATTGTTCAAGCAGAAGGTACAAAAGTAATTGATCAAAATGGAAAAGAATATTTAGACTTTATTTCAGGTATTGCAGTATGTAACTTGGGCCATAGACCACCACAAGTACAAAAGGCGCTTGAAGAACAGTTAAATAAAGTGTGGCATGTATCAAATCTTTTTCAATCAAGCCTGCAACAGCAAGTAGCTGATTTGTTAACAAAGAACTCTTCCGGTGATTTGGTATTCTACTGTAATAGTGGTGCAGAGGCGAACGAAGCAGCAATTAAATTAGCTCGTAAGCATACACAAAAATCAAAAATAATAACATTTAAACAATCTTTTCATGGGCGTACATTTGCAACAATGTCGGCTACAGGACAAGAAAAAATTCATTCGGGATATGGAGAATTACTTCAACAATTTGTATATCTACCGTATAATGATGAAGAATCAATCGAAAACGAAATGGATGAAAGTGTAGCTGCTATTATGTTAGAGGTCATCCAAGGAGAAGGTGGCGTAAACCCTGGGGAACAAAGTTTCTTAGAAAAATGTCAGCAGCTTTGTGAAAAATATGGTGCACTCTTTATTATTGACGAAGTGCAAACAGGAATCGGCAGAACAGGCAAACCATTTGCATATCAACACTACGGTCTTTCACCTGATATCATTACATCTGCAAAAGGGCTTGCTAGCGGTTTTCCAGTTGGCGCTATGATTGGTAAAGAGAAATTTAAAGAAACGTTTAATCCAGGTTCACACGGATCGACCTTTGGAGGCACTCCGTTAGCGATGACCGCTGCGAAAGCAACCCTAGAGCAGATTTTTGATCCAGCTTTCTTAAAAGAAGTAACAGAAAAAGGTGACTACTTAAACGAACAGCTTAACAAAGAACTAGCTGATATTCCATTTGTTAATGATATTAAAGGCAAAGGCTTAATGGTTGGAATTCATTGTGAAATTGAAGTAGGTTCGATTATTACGGAATTACGTGAACAAGGTTTGCTTGCATTAGTTGCAGGTCCAAAAGTGATTCGTCTACTTCCACCGCTGACAGTTTCAAAGGAAGAGATTGACAAAGCGGTGTATATGATTAAAAATATATTAACTAAAACGGAGACTGTGGCTTAA
- the argB gene encoding acetylglutamate kinase, with amino-acid sequence MEDIVLIKCGGSTLENLSDDFFQSIAELMETGKKPVIVHGGGPEIKKTLSDLNVESEFVDGLRKTTEEVLDVVEMVLAGRVNKDVVTNMQRNGVKAIGLSGVDGELLKVKAIDIDKLGYVGEVINVNSALIHDLLTLNYVPVIAPIGIDNDYKKFNINADTAAGAIAKSLAANQLLFVTDVPGILKDGELIPVLTAQEVLSLIEDGTIYGGMIPKVKSALDSLTGNLQEIIIVDGKSSKIVNNGQIIGTKIIKEHVNSI; translated from the coding sequence TTGGAAGATATTGTACTAATTAAATGTGGTGGCAGTACACTTGAAAATTTAAGTGATGATTTTTTTCAGAGCATTGCAGAGCTAATGGAGACTGGAAAGAAACCCGTGATTGTTCACGGTGGTGGTCCTGAAATAAAGAAGACATTGTCAGATTTAAATGTTGAATCAGAGTTTGTTGATGGTCTGCGCAAGACAACAGAAGAAGTATTGGATGTTGTTGAGATGGTATTAGCAGGTCGGGTAAATAAAGACGTTGTAACAAACATGCAAAGAAATGGTGTTAAAGCCATTGGGTTGTCAGGAGTTGACGGCGAACTCTTAAAAGTTAAAGCAATTGACATCGATAAACTTGGCTACGTAGGAGAGGTTATAAATGTTAATAGTGCTTTAATACATGACCTTTTGACTCTAAATTATGTGCCTGTTATTGCACCTATTGGTATAGATAATGATTATAAAAAGTTTAATATTAATGCAGATACAGCTGCCGGAGCCATTGCGAAAAGCTTAGCTGCCAATCAGCTATTATTTGTAACAGATGTTCCTGGAATCTTAAAGGACGGTGAGCTGATTCCGGTATTAACAGCCCAAGAAGTGCTATCTTTAATTGAAGATGGAACAATATATGGCGGCATGATTCCAAAGGTAAAATCGGCACTAGACTCGTTAACTGGAAATTTACAAGAAATTATTATTGTAGACGGAAAAAGCTCTAAAATAGTTAATAACGGTCAAATCATAGGAACAAAAATTATTAAAGAACACGTAAATTCAATCTAA
- the argJ gene encoding bifunctional glutamate N-acetyltransferase/amino-acid acetyltransferase ArgJ, whose protein sequence is MLVLKTESAYIKKLQNGTVTSPKGFMATGVFAGVRKKDKRDLGLILSEVPASCAAVYTLNSFQAAPLKVTKESINTEYKLQAIVCNSGNANACTGKQGEEDAYKMRHTTASKFNIPEHYVAVASTGVIGELLPIEKIVAGIGELMPVHDVVGGEHFSSAILTTDLVPKTTCYEFTINDRTVTIAGAAKGSGMIHPNMATMLGFVTTDAAIESNVLQNTLREITNQTFNRITVDGDTSTNDMVVVMANGLAGNDTLSPTHPEWPIFYQALKLACEDLAKEIAKDGEGATKLVEVQVEGALTDEDAGKVAKSVVGSSLVKTAVYGADANWGRIICAVGYSGVTIDPDLVDVFIGDIQMLKNGQPIPFSEEDATAYLSEKEVMIKVNLNLNEGKGKAWGCDLSYDYVRINASYRT, encoded by the coding sequence ATCTTGGTATTGAAAACGGAGAGTGCATACATTAAGAAACTCCAAAACGGAACAGTTACAAGTCCCAAAGGATTTATGGCAACTGGAGTATTTGCAGGAGTAAGAAAAAAAGATAAACGTGATTTAGGACTTATTCTTAGTGAAGTTCCTGCAAGTTGTGCAGCCGTTTATACATTAAATTCATTTCAGGCCGCTCCATTAAAGGTTACAAAAGAAAGTATTAATACAGAATATAAACTTCAAGCTATAGTTTGTAATAGTGGTAATGCAAATGCATGTACTGGCAAGCAAGGTGAAGAAGATGCTTATAAAATGAGACATACGACAGCATCTAAATTTAATATTCCTGAGCACTATGTAGCTGTAGCATCAACCGGTGTTATTGGCGAATTGTTGCCAATAGAGAAGATTGTAGCTGGTATTGGAGAATTAATGCCCGTTCATGATGTAGTGGGCGGCGAACACTTTAGTTCAGCCATTTTGACAACTGATTTAGTTCCGAAAACAACGTGTTATGAGTTTACAATAAACGATAGAACCGTTACGATTGCAGGCGCAGCCAAAGGTTCTGGTATGATTCATCCGAACATGGCAACAATGCTAGGCTTTGTAACGACTGATGCAGCGATTGAATCCAATGTTTTGCAAAATACTTTAAGAGAGATTACCAATCAAACTTTTAATCGGATAACGGTGGATGGTGATACGTCTACTAACGATATGGTCGTTGTAATGGCAAACGGATTAGCTGGAAATGATACTTTATCACCAACACATCCTGAATGGCCAATTTTTTATCAGGCTTTAAAGTTAGCTTGTGAAGATTTAGCTAAAGAAATCGCTAAAGATGGCGAAGGTGCGACTAAGTTAGTTGAAGTACAGGTCGAAGGCGCACTTACAGATGAAGATGCGGGCAAAGTTGCTAAAAGTGTTGTCGGTTCTTCTTTAGTTAAGACAGCTGTATATGGGGCGGATGCAAATTGGGGACGAATAATATGTGCAGTAGGATACAGTGGTGTAACTATTGATCCTGATTTAGTAGACGTGTTTATTGGCGATATTCAAATGCTGAAAAATGGTCAACCAATTCCATTTTCAGAAGAAGACGCAACTGCCTATTTAAGTGAGAAAGAAGTAATGATTAAAGTGAATTTAAACTTAAATGAAGGTAAAGGAAAAGCTTGGGGTTGTGATCTTTCATACGATTATGTTCGTATAAATGCTAGTTATAGAACTTAA
- the argC gene encoding N-acetyl-gamma-glutamyl-phosphate reductase, translating to MKIAIVGATGYGGAELIRLLNHHPEVEVVSLHSSSQQGTPFTDSYSHLQHIVDHSLEDIEPAKMAENVDLVFLATPSGISSKLTPQLASEGLKVIDLSGDLRLKNTDDYEKWYKKSAAPEDIILKSAYGLAEWFKEEVKQANIIANAGCYPTATLLGIAPLVQNNLIEENSIIVDAKSAVSGAGRSPSPVTHFTEMNDNFKIYKVNQHQHIPEIEQVLNGWNSEIKPISFSTHLVPMSRGIMATIYASAKTATTTVDLINLYKEIYADCPFVRVRPQGHFPSTKEVYGSNYCDIGIAYDERTNRIMIVSVIDNLVKGAAGQAIQNLNIMLGIDERTGLNFVPVYP from the coding sequence ATGAAAATAGCGATAGTAGGAGCAACGGGTTATGGTGGAGCTGAATTAATACGATTATTAAATCATCATCCGGAGGTAGAAGTTGTATCCTTACACTCCTCTTCACAACAAGGCACTCCATTTACTGATAGCTACTCTCATCTTCAACATATTGTTGATCATAGTTTAGAAGATATTGAGCCTGCTAAAATGGCAGAGAATGTAGATCTTGTATTTTTAGCAACTCCATCTGGTATTTCAAGTAAATTAACGCCACAGTTAGCTAGTGAAGGTCTTAAAGTAATAGACTTGTCTGGTGATTTAAGACTTAAGAATACTGATGATTATGAAAAATGGTATAAAAAATCTGCTGCGCCTGAAGATATTATTTTAAAATCAGCCTATGGATTGGCAGAATGGTTTAAAGAGGAAGTAAAGCAAGCCAATATAATTGCTAATGCTGGGTGCTATCCTACTGCAACTTTATTAGGAATTGCTCCTCTAGTTCAGAATAACCTTATTGAAGAAAATTCAATTATTGTAGATGCTAAGTCAGCCGTATCAGGTGCAGGTCGCTCGCCTTCTCCTGTAACTCATTTTACCGAAATGAATGATAACTTTAAAATATACAAGGTAAATCAGCACCAACATATACCTGAAATTGAACAGGTATTAAATGGCTGGAATTCCGAAATAAAGCCAATTAGTTTTAGTACTCATCTTGTACCGATGAGCCGAGGAATAATGGCGACTATTTATGCGAGTGCGAAGACAGCAACAACTACTGTTGATCTAATAAACTTATATAAGGAAATATACGCAGATTGTCCGTTTGTAAGGGTTAGGCCACAAGGTCATTTCCCATCAACCAAAGAGGTTTACGGTTCTAATTACTGTGATATTGGCATTGCTTACGATGAAAGAACAAATAGAATCATGATTGTTTCGGTAATTGACAATTTAGTAAAAGGCGCTGCAGGGCAGGCCATTCAAAATTTAAACATAATGCTAGGGATAGATGAACGTACAGGGTTAAATTTTGTACCGGTATATCCATAG
- a CDS encoding Crp/Fnr family transcriptional regulator, translated as MHSQFLKQIDIFKNLPDHVIEILSSKVKTSTHKKHDFIFHESDQARAVYFVKRGVVKLKKINSQGKELIVCIKRDGNIFAEASLFTEPDSHYPATAQMLSDGEVLYLMTSDLQELMSINPDVSIEMIRFMSTQLRSFTETLRDIALLDVYGKTVKAIEKLARDFGNNMHGGVKIELSLSIQELANIVGSTRESVSRVLSKLKEQDLVSMDDKNIVINNWCGFCTMFPDQHESKLENWG; from the coding sequence ATGCACTCACAGTTTCTTAAACAAATAGATATTTTTAAAAACCTCCCTGACCATGTGATTGAAATTCTGAGTTCTAAAGTGAAGACATCTACTCACAAGAAACATGATTTTATATTCCATGAATCGGACCAGGCAAGAGCTGTTTACTTTGTAAAAAGAGGAGTTGTTAAACTAAAAAAGATTAATTCCCAAGGTAAGGAATTAATTGTTTGTATAAAACGAGATGGCAATATTTTTGCAGAGGCATCATTATTTACTGAACCAGACTCACACTATCCTGCAACAGCTCAAATGTTGTCTGACGGTGAAGTCTTATATTTAATGACAAGTGATTTACAAGAATTAATGTCAATCAACCCAGATGTTTCAATTGAAATGATTCGTTTTATGAGCACTCAGTTACGATCATTTACAGAAACATTAAGGGACATTGCCTTACTGGACGTCTATGGAAAAACTGTAAAAGCGATTGAAAAGCTTGCACGCGATTTTGGAAATAATATGCACGGTGGAGTCAAAATTGAATTATCCTTATCAATCCAGGAGCTCGCTAATATAGTCGGCTCAACACGTGAAAGTGTTAGCAGAGTCCTTTCTAAATTAAAAGAACAAGATCTAGTAAGCATGGATGATAAAAATATCGTGATTAACAATTGGTGTGGTTTTTGTACAATGTTCCCTGATCAACACGAATCAAAGCTAGAGAATTGGGGTTAA